TTCTTCATCTTCTGAAGCACCATTGCAGAGATCTCCTGTGGAGAGTATAGACGACCATCGATGTCTACACGAGGGGTGTCGTTGTCGCCCTGTACCACCTTGTAAGGTAGGCGGTCAGCTTCGTTTTTGAGCTTAGAGTAACGCTCGCCCATAAATCTCTTGATAGAGTATATTGTCTTGACCGGGTTGGTGATCGCCTGACGCTTTGCAGGGTCACCTACCTTGCGTTCGCCACCATCGACAAATGCGATGACAGATGGGGTGGTGCGCTTGCCTTCGCTGTTCGCGATGACGATTGGTTCGTTACCTTCGAGTACAGCGACACAAGAGTTTGTTGTTCCTAAGTCGATTCCGATTATTTTTCCCATAATATATAATGTGTATTTGTTATTTAATTCAACTTTTTGCGTTTACCTATAATTTGCAATACACGTGCCAAGGGTAACGCTGACACCCGCGGGTGACATCTCGTGCAGGCGGTATGACTAAAATGGCGTTTGGGAACAAATAAATGTCAGCACGCCCTGCCACGAAAGCCGCGAAGGTGACATAAAGTAGTGACAGAGGGTGGACGTGAGTCAGACTCTTTTATGTCGGGCAACAGAAAGCATTCTGCCCCGTGCCGGAAAACATTCTGTCGTTCGATAGATAGGTGAGCATTGTGTCGAGATGCATCGTGGGGCAGGGGTTGAGAGGGGATCCCCTGTCTCCCCACTCCTCGTCGTTCGTGCCGGAGGATATTCGTCAGGTATCGACAGTTTATTCGTGGGGATTCTCCCTCGGAGACGAAAGAATTTTGTACATTTGCGAAGATAATCTTATGAACCTTAGACTACCGATAATGGACAATAAATACTATTGCGTCATACTCGCAGGTGGGATTGGCAGTCGATTTTGGCCTTACAGCCGTCGCTCTTATCCCAAGCAATTCTTAGACTTCTTCGGCACAGGAGAGAGTCTCATCCGGATGACTTATCGAAGATTTGCGATGGCGTTCGACCCTGAGCATATTATCGTTGTCACGAATACCATCTACAAAGATATCGTGCGTGAGCAGTTGCCAGAGCTCCCCGAGACGAATATCCTACAAGAACCCTGTTACCGTAATACGGCTTCGGCCATATCTTATGCCACCATGCACATCAAGGCCAAGTGCCCCGATGCCACTGTGGTATATGCCCCTTCGGATCACATGGTACTCAAGGAGGATGTCTTCCGTGAGTACGTGAGGATGGCCCTCGATCACGCTGCCGAAAGTTCGTCAATGGTCACGCTGGGGATCCGTCCCACACATCCGGAGACAGGCTACGGCTATATACAGATCGGCCAGGAGACCACCAATGGGGAGGTCTTCGATGCGCCCAAGGTCGGTGCGTTCTATCCCGTCAAGACCTTTACCGAAAAGCCCAACAAACATATGTGTAAGGTACTCGTCGAGAGTGGCGAGTTTTTCTGGAACTCAGGGCTTTTCTTTGCCAACATCGGCTGTATGACCAAGGCGATAGAGACCCATCTGCCCGAGGTGGCGGAGCGGCTCTTCGCTCATCCCGAATTTTACGGCACTGCTGACGAACAGAAGCATATCAATGAGGTTTTCCCTTATTCGCAGAACATCTCGTTCGACTACGGAGTGATGGAGAAGACGGACAATGTCCATATGTTGCTCTGTGACATGGGGTGGGCTGACCTCGGGACATGGAGTGCGATCTACAACATCGCAGCGAAGGACAAGAACCAAAATTCGTCGGTCGGCAAGGCAGACTTCATATTCAACGACAGTAACCAAAACATGGTGGTGGTCGACAAGCCCGACACCCTCGTCCTGCTCCAAGGCATCAGCGACACGATCGTCGTGCAGCACGGCAATGTCCTCATGATCTGCCGAAAGGGGGAGGAGCATAAGCTCAAGCAGGGACTGATCGAGGCCGGATCCATCAACGAAATGTATGTGGAGTAGAGCACACAGGGATTGACTCGGGACGGTACGATGGTCATGAAAGAGTGTACGAGCCGGAAGTCCCTTCGCATCCGAGAGATGAGTGAGGGTGACAGACCGCAGGAGAAGATGATCAAGTATGGGGCAAAAGCTCTATCGGACACGGAGCTGATCGCTCTCATCCTCCGTACCGGCACTCAGAGTATGAACGTCGTCGAGGTCGCTCGGCAGCTACTCAGACAGCATGGGCAGAGCCTCTATACTTTGTATCAGAGTCTCTCGGCACAACTGGACTCGGAAGTCAAGGGTATCGGCACGACCAAGGCCGTGATGCTCATGGCAGCACTGGAGATGGGTGTCCGACTCAACCAAGAGATCTCCCTCCATGGTGTCGATCGTGTCCGTATCGACCGTTCGCAAGCGGTGTACGACTACATGCACCGTCATCTTTTCGGATTGGCGACGGAGGAGCTTTGGGCACTTGCCGTCAATGCCGGTGGCTTCATCACCTCGACCAAATGTATCTCCAAGGGTGGAGTGAGTGAGACTGTCGCAGACCCCAAGCTCATACTGAGGTATGCCATACAGAGGGCCACGCCTGCGATCATCCTCATGCATAATCACCCCGGAGGGACATGTGCTCCGAGCCGCGAGGATGATCTCTTGACGGAGAGGATAGGGGAGGCTTGCAGACTCGTGGATATCCGTCTGCTGGATCATATCATCTTCACAGACAGTGGTTATTATAGTTATGCCGACCACAATCGGATACTTTAGTCACTTTCCAAAGAAACTTATCACGTTACATCAAACTCATATTTGTCTTATGAACAAAACACTTCAACACGTACTCTTCGGCGCTGTCCTCATCGGGGGAATGCCCGTAGTGGCTTTGGCTCAGAATGCCAAAGGGGGCATATCGCCCGAAATGCTCCAACGCATCGAGGCCGCAACACCCCAGACACCGGTGTCAAAGGCTCTCCAGAATGCCATCTCTGCCAATCAGATCAAGAAGCTCACGGTGAACAATGAGAATCGATTTATGTTTGACCGAGAGTTTTCGCACAGAGTACAGAGCAAAGGTATCACCGACCAAAAGTCGAGCGGACGTTGCTGGCTCTTCACCGGACTCAATGTCTATCGTGCCAAGGTGATCCAGACCAATGACTTGTCGGACTTCAGATTTTCGCACGTTTATTCGTTTTTCTTCGATCAGTTGGAGAAGTCAAACCTTTTTCTTCAAGGGGTGATCGATCACGTGGCGAAGCCTATGGATGACAAGATGGTGGAGTGGCTCTTCAAGCATCCTCTCAACGATGGTGGTCAGTACACCGGTGTCTCGGACATCTTGACCAAGTATGGGGTCGTCCCCACAGAGGCGATGCCGGAGACTTATAACAGTGAGAATACCGATGAGATGGGACGTATCCTAAGCACCAAGTTGCGCAGGGATGGTCTCCTCATCCGAGAAGCCTATGCAAGAGGTGCTAAGGCAAAGAAACTTCAGGAGATGAAGGAGACGACCCTTGCCGAGATCTACCGCATCCTCTGCTACTGTCTCGGTACACCTCCGAAGAAGTTTGAGTACACGCTCCGCAACAGCAAGGGTGAGGTCATCAGCACAAAGGAATATACTCCCAAGAGCTTTTTTGCAGAGTTTATCGGTGACAATCTCGTGGACAACTATGTCATGCTCATGAACGACCCTTCGCGCCCTTATGGCAAACTGTACGAGATCGACTACGACAGACACTCTTATGATGGTCGCAACTGGACTTATGTCAACCTGCCTATAGAAGACATCAAGGAGATGGCCATCGCTTCGATCAAGGGCAACGATGCCATGTACTTCTCTTGCGATGTAGGTAAAGAGCTCAACTCCGATCACGGTACGCTCGACATGACCAACTATGAGATCGAAAATCTCTTCGGTATAGCTCTTCAGATGGACAAGAAGGATAGGATCCGTACGTTCACCAGTGGTTCGACTCATGCCATGACACTTGTGGCGGTAGATATCGATGCCAATGGCAAGCCTACCAAGTGGATGGTCGAAAACAGTTGGGGCGACCGCAAGGGCTACAAGGGGCACTTGATCATGACCGACAAGTGGTTCGATGAGTATATGTTCCGTCTCGTGGTCAACAAAAAGTATATCACTGCCAAGGTTGCAGAGATCCTCAAGACCAAGCCTACTCGTCTGCCTGCTTGGGACCCTATGTTTGCCGGGGATAAGTAAAAGATATGCACACTTATTGTATAATTGTGTATATTTGTAGCGAAATCAACGTAAAAAACAACCTAAGAAATAGTTTAGACTTATGGCATACGGATTATTGAAAGGGAAGAGAGGTATCATCTTCGGAGCCCTGAACGAACAGTCAATAGCTTGGAAAGTAGCACAGAAGGTCGTAGAGGAAGGTGCAACCATCACCTTGACCAACACCCCTCTTGCTCTACGTATGGGCGAACTCGATGCGCTTGCAAAGGAAACAGGTGCTGAGGTCATCCCTGCAGATGCAACCTCGATCGAAGATCTCGAAAATGTCTTCCGCCGCAGTATGGAGGTCCTCGGAGGGCCTATCGACTTCGTCCTCCACTCTATCGGCATGAGCCCCAATGTGCGTAAGAAGAGGGCTTACGACGACTTGGACTACGGTATGTTGGAAAAGACTTTGGATATCTCTGCGGTGTCATTCCACAAGATGCTCCAGACCGCAAAGAAGCTCGATGCCGTCGCAGAGGGCGGATCTGTCCTTGCGCTCAGCTATATCGCAGCTCAGCGTACATTCTGTGGTTACAACGATATGGCAGATGCCAAGAGTCTTTTGGAGTCCATCGCTCGCAGTTTCGGACTCATCTATGGCCACGAGAAGGGCGTGCGTATCAACACCATCTCTCAGTCTCCGACGGTGACCACTGCAGGTAGCGGTGTCGACGGTATGTCGAACCTCCTTCACTTTGCAGAGAAGATCGCTCCCCTCGGCAATGCTGATGCAGAAGAGTGTGCCAACTACTGTGTGGTGATGTTCTCAGACCTTACCCGTAAGGTGACGATGCAGAATCTCTTCCACGATGGCGGATTCTCTACCACAGGTATGAGTGTCGAAGCCATGGAGCAGTACCTCAAGGGCGGTCTCGACGAGATCAAGAAGTAATCTCCTTTTAGGACAATGATAGCACAGGGGCTGTGTCAAAATTTGTTTTTGACACAGCCCCTTTTTGTGTGTTCTGTATGCCCAAAGACGTGAGGTCAACGGGAGGGGGACTCTTTATGGGGCGGAGTGGCGATGGATGGGGGACATCG
This is a stretch of genomic DNA from Porphyromonas cangingivalis. It encodes these proteins:
- a CDS encoding mannose-1-phosphate guanylyltransferase, whose protein sequence is MNLRLPIMDNKYYCVILAGGIGSRFWPYSRRSYPKQFLDFFGTGESLIRMTYRRFAMAFDPEHIIVVTNTIYKDIVREQLPELPETNILQEPCYRNTASAISYATMHIKAKCPDATVVYAPSDHMVLKEDVFREYVRMALDHAAESSSMVTLGIRPTHPETGYGYIQIGQETTNGEVFDAPKVGAFYPVKTFTEKPNKHMCKVLVESGEFFWNSGLFFANIGCMTKAIETHLPEVAERLFAHPEFYGTADEQKHINEVFPYSQNISFDYGVMEKTDNVHMLLCDMGWADLGTWSAIYNIAAKDKNQNSSVGKADFIFNDSNQNMVVVDKPDTLVLLQGISDTIVVQHGNVLMICRKGEEHKLKQGLIEAGSINEMYVE
- the radC gene encoding RadC family protein; translated protein: MKECTSRKSLRIREMSEGDRPQEKMIKYGAKALSDTELIALILRTGTQSMNVVEVARQLLRQHGQSLYTLYQSLSAQLDSEVKGIGTTKAVMLMAALEMGVRLNQEISLHGVDRVRIDRSQAVYDYMHRHLFGLATEELWALAVNAGGFITSTKCISKGGVSETVADPKLILRYAIQRATPAIILMHNHPGGTCAPSREDDLLTERIGEACRLVDIRLLDHIIFTDSGYYSYADHNRIL
- a CDS encoding aminopeptidase C gives rise to the protein MPVVALAQNAKGGISPEMLQRIEAATPQTPVSKALQNAISANQIKKLTVNNENRFMFDREFSHRVQSKGITDQKSSGRCWLFTGLNVYRAKVIQTNDLSDFRFSHVYSFFFDQLEKSNLFLQGVIDHVAKPMDDKMVEWLFKHPLNDGGQYTGVSDILTKYGVVPTEAMPETYNSENTDEMGRILSTKLRRDGLLIREAYARGAKAKKLQEMKETTLAEIYRILCYCLGTPPKKFEYTLRNSKGEVISTKEYTPKSFFAEFIGDNLVDNYVMLMNDPSRPYGKLYEIDYDRHSYDGRNWTYVNLPIEDIKEMAIASIKGNDAMYFSCDVGKELNSDHGTLDMTNYEIENLFGIALQMDKKDRIRTFTSGSTHAMTLVAVDIDANGKPTKWMVENSWGDRKGYKGHLIMTDKWFDEYMFRLVVNKKYITAKVAEILKTKPTRLPAWDPMFAGDK
- a CDS encoding enoyl-ACP reductase FabI, which produces MAYGLLKGKRGIIFGALNEQSIAWKVAQKVVEEGATITLTNTPLALRMGELDALAKETGAEVIPADATSIEDLENVFRRSMEVLGGPIDFVLHSIGMSPNVRKKRAYDDLDYGMLEKTLDISAVSFHKMLQTAKKLDAVAEGGSVLALSYIAAQRTFCGYNDMADAKSLLESIARSFGLIYGHEKGVRINTISQSPTVTTAGSGVDGMSNLLHFAEKIAPLGNADAEECANYCVVMFSDLTRKVTMQNLFHDGGFSTTGMSVEAMEQYLKGGLDEIKK